ctaatcattattaaagaatttgtaaaaatatataaaaatttgatatattgtaaattttaatttaaaaatagtatcttttatcttttattatttttatacaaaattttaaataaaacaattacaaaaatagtatttttaaataaagattGAAACCGAAATTGATAAGAATTTACATAAGTATTCATTTATTGAATAcatcttttacaaaaaaaatttatataaattttatcatttcttaataaatatttaattataaatatgatttatttttatcattttattatgattcatttactaaattaaagtatgaTGGATGGTTCgaaaattctaaaaagtttGATTGAATTAAACTGATATCATCTTTGGAAATAATAGATTGAGGCGACATTACACATATGTGATAATGTATTTATCgtttcaaattttagaaataacaaaaaactaatttatttaacagTTACGAATTGATCaggactaatagtagaatttaacctattCTCTTAATAAGGTGAAAAAGTGATGCAAAgcaactttaaaatttgaaaaagtaccaagtaaagtatagggactaaaagcaaaatttaacctattcttttaaataaattgtaaaaaaaaaggcaaTATCCGACCTGCCGGATTCGAACCAGCGACCTAAGGATGGCTGTTAGGATATTCTACTACAGTCCTCCGCTCTACCAACTGAGCTAAGGTCGGTTAATTGGTAATGGGGTTATagaacattttaattaataaacagaTATGGAACTTATTTGGATAATAAATACTTACATGAcgtatttaacttttttttattatcatattagtCCTTAAAGTTACTTATGTCAATTCTTACAATTAGCACAAGTAATTTTCTTTTGCCTTAAGGgtcaaaaaaaaatctcaataaaaaataaaaaaatttattggttCCTTCCATTAACCGAAACTGTCACTTGACTGATTTGACCATTAGCATGGTTGACATGGTTGACAAAAACCACTAAAATTTGCCATCGGTAGTATGCTGCCTAGTgagcaaaaaaatatatttttttttaaattttgaataattatttttgaaaatataaaatctttttaaaaaaataaaatgtacataTAGAATGAATCTAAACAATAAGTTcttcatattcaaataaatttgtACAAACGGTTGTACAAATTCATTTTAGAAgagtacaaaattaaaaaaacttcaaaaattaaaaaatctaaaataaataaaattatcaagtgttaaaaactttaaaaatctataattttttaattcttttaaatcaaTAAAGATTTTAACAATTTGCTACGTAGTTCCAAATcaacaacataaaattttaattttaattaatgtaattaaaatgcacattttatttcttttaaatttaaaaatatggattttttatatttgccACGTGAGCATGAAATGTACATTTTCaattataacattcaatttagctATCATTATGATTATATCTCAAAtaccaaaacatcaaataacTATCAATCTAATCTATACAtagtataatatttatcaaaactaCATTCAGAACatcaattaatgaatttaaatctttatatgaacttacctcgacaaaaaCAGTTATAAAAATGAAGTCGACGACTAATCCGACACTTTAGCTTTTTCTCAGTTTAGATTCGTTTGGTTTGTttattgatctaaataataattttcattcaattaaaccattcaaataacttagaataattaattcaacttatAACCCTTATCAATGGGAAATtacaacttttaattaattggtCAAGTTTAGAGGTCAGtgtttaagatttagggttggGGTTCGagttggggtttggggttttgggttcaaaattcaaggtttaggtttaaaaaattaccaaaattatggaTCAATGACGTGAAAAGAATTGTTGAagtgtcattaaataattggaaagaAATACAGGATGAGGTGACGCCCCTGCTCAtctactaaaaattttaatatgaatatggaaaaatatatagttatataaatcaaacacaTGCATTCAACACTTATATTAAAATCCAACTAGATTTTAAATATGGGTGGGTCAGGCACAGGTTTACTTTTCTTAAATCGGATCGAGTTTGAACAAAAAAGTAAGTCCATTTTCTGGACTGAGTCGGTCCTGAACTTAGAGAATTGATTTAAATACGTTGCATGAGTTCGACCCAAATCCGACCCAGCCCAATTCATAAACATCACTAATTGCAATTAAGCTAtcgaaaattattaaattaaataacttctTAAAATAGGTGACTAGACAATTTAAgctaataataattcaaagaaaagGGTGCAAAGTGTAGGCTATGAGCattaattttttccttcttgAAGTAAGCACAATTACTAAAGAGTGAATTCAATGTAAACAACTAGGAGCTATAATAAGagcattcatttttcttttctacctCTTGCATTTATATTGTAACTCACCCTCCCATATCAACATACAAAATTGTTCTTTCAAAAAAGGACATTTGTTATATAAGTTATTTCAGATAAAACATCAATAAAACATTCTTCCAACTCATATTTGGGTTTATgcaagcttatgaaagctccTATGATAACCCGAGACCATATGAGGACCAAAATGCAAAGTTATCAAGTTTTATCGAGTTGGCTTCGCCACCATGAAGGTTTCACGTCACGTCATCAATGGCAGAAACATGGTGTCATGACTTTGATGGTGCAATGTCACGACTTTGAAAACAATGAGTTAACGTTGCGACCTCAAACAAAGGACGTAGTAATGTTGAAAGCTAGTGTCGCGACCTTGTAGGCAGAATCCTACAAGCTCATACCTTTTTAGTTTCATCTTGTCATTTAACAAAGTACAGTTGATCTTAAGACCTAAGTGAAAACATCACAATATATAGGTCCAATTTCACATCTCAAACCAATAAGACTTTAACCATCTTTCCACCAACACGCTTACAAGTGCGAGTTCCAATTTGCACCCCTTACCCATACGGGCGATGTGCAAAAATCTCGCATCTCACAAGTATGGTTCGATTAAAAACGATAAAGGAGTAGACAGATTGCGAATGTACGTCTCCAAAATCCGATCTTCTagctaattataaaaaaaatacaaaatcttaaatttcaatataacaacaaaataattaaattaaattagattaaaagtaataaaaaattcttaccatttgcaattgaACGGTCGAAATGTGCTTGTCATCTAAACGAATAAGAAAATTTgtcattaataatttcaataaatacgaataaaaattgtaatacaaaataattaaaaaaccttaatacaattttaataaaaattgagagTGAACTGAGAGAATTGAGTGAGAATTAAGAGAGGATTGAGAATGAATTGAGAGAGTAGAGAGTGAATTGAAAAAGTGGGAAATTTGGGGTTTAAATAGGGGAAAAGAGTTACCGTTAGGGGGGAGCCATTAGAATTCGACCGCTGAGTGGGTAGCCATTAGGGAAAACGCGTCTAGCTAGATGTGCTTTGTTGACTGAGCAGGAAAGCACATCTAGCTAGAAGCACTTTCCTGCCAAATCCACTCTCTCTCCAAAATCAGCTTAAtccgataaatttaaaaaaaaaaccggTCTAATCCGATatattttttcgaaaaaaatagCATTTTTGGGTAATTCACCAAAATATGTTACTATCTACACTTATTATCCATGTTTAATACAATTGTTTACTattattaacaatatttttggCAGATTTATTGGAGATCTTATAGTGAAGGGCTTCAACAAAGGTAAACTAAGTAAAGGGCTTTTATAGTAGTTTAGCCAAAACTAGAAGATCTTATAGTGGAGGCTTTGATCTccaatagtttatatatttttctcctTCCTATGGAGCTTGTGTAAACATATTGGtgagggaaaaaaaaacaaagaaatgatGAAGTTTGAGGCTCAGATTCTTTcaaaagaaatcatcaaacCATCTTCCCCAGAAATTCATCTAAAAGAACCCTTCAAACTCTGTGTATTTGATCAGCTAACTCCCACCACTTATGTTccaatcatattattttatgcCCCGAGTGATACCAACACCTCCAATATTTTGACTCAGCTGAAGAAATCTCTTTCAGAAACCCTAAACATCTTATATCCCTTTTCTGGGAGAATCTTTAGTAACATGTTCATCCATGATTTCGACGCTGGTGTTCCGTTTTTATCGGCTCGAATCGGTTGTCGATTATCCGAGTTTCTTAGGCATCATCAAATTGAGACCTTGAACAACTTGCTCCCTTGCACTCCTTTATCCAAGGAATCAAATCATCAGGGTCCTCTCTTGGTTTGTCAAGTCACCATGTTTGCATGTGGGGGAATAGCTTTAGGCATCTGCGCCTCACATAAAATCACTGACTCCGAAACAGCAGTCATTTTAGGCTTTGTTTGGAGCACAATCTGCCAAGGATACCACCCTGAAATTAGATTTCCTGCCTTATCTAAGGCATCCTTGATCTTTCCACCTAAAAATCCAATGCCCAAGAATTACGTATCCATGATGGAAAACTTATGGTTCACCAAAGGTAATTTTATTACAAGGAAATTTGTGTTTAATGAGGAAGCAGTAGCCATCCTAAAGGACATGGCAAAAGGGGAAGTCGTGACTACACCGACACGAACCGTAGCTATCTCGAGTTTCATCTGGAAATGTTCAATGGCGGCATCCAGGGCGATACAAGGAACCCTGAAACCATCCATTGTAGTCCAAGCGGTGAACATGAGGTCAAAAGGGAAGCTTACCACATTAGATGGTTCGATTGGGAATGTGTTTTGGCTGGCGAGTGCACTCTCGAATCCAGCCGAGACAGGCACCGAGTTATCCACATTGGTCGAGTTGATGAGTCAATCCATTGCTGTTATCGACGGCGAATACGTGAGATCCATCCAAGGTGAACAAGGGTTTGAAGCCATCGCTGAGCACTTGAACCAGCTGGAGCTGTTGTTTTCCTTTGAAAAACCTGACATTTTCGCCTTCACCAGCTGGATCAATACTGAGTTTCACAAACTAGATTTCGGACGGGGGCAACCTTGTTCATGGGCAATACTGGGAAAAATAGGGCAATTTGGAAACTTAACTATTCTCCTTGAAACCAAATGTGGGAAAGGAATAGAAGCTTGGATAACCTTAGATGAAACCAGAATGTCTGCACTACAAAAAGATCATGAATTCCTAAACTTTGCTTCTCCAAATCTCCAGATTTCAAGCTTGTGAGTGTCTTTGGATGATCAATAAAATCTCCTCTACTATGAGTAAGGTATTTTTCAGTAGTATATGGTTTCTACTTTAATATTTTGTCTTTCAGGTATTTTTTAAGCATTGCTGTTGAACTGCTATGTTGACCGGATtattagtttcttttttcttttcaaaatatatatatatgagagtgGCTGAGTGGGTGTGAAAGtctttgaaattattttatcagttagtgtttaatatattatttattggaAATCATTTTTCATTCGCTTCCCGCATcttattaatacataattttagtaatcTTTTAACTTGAACCCTGAACATAAACCTcgaactcaaattttaaaccttgAATCTGGAACTCTAAACTTTAAACCAAAAAGTCAAATTTAGGGTTCAGGGTTGGGGTTCGAATTTAGGTTTGGGATTTGAGGTTTAAGGTTCAAggttttcatatattatttgtaaCACCGCTAACCCATCTCCGTcattggattagggttacagagcattacgaTATAAATCAGAACATTTAGttttaaacataaacaattaagaaatttaattgatatcAATCAATagtactttattttaattaaagtaaaaatgcACTTCCAGGCCTTAAACCGAGCCTACGgggccctaaaaataatttaaaaacattcaaagatcattttgaaacaaaatagaaaagtttttaaattttgaaaaattttagaaacaggggtcacacgatcgtgtggccaggccgtgtgacataacCCAAACCGTGCGAGTATTCAAAGTatgggacacacagtcgtgtttCAACCCATGTGTCTGCCTATGTGGTATTCGAAATAGGGTTGCATGGTCGTGTTGCAGGCCGTGTGCCAAACTGTGTGTATATTTGAAATATGGTTACACAGTCGCGTCATAGGCCCTATAAAATCTgcaactaaaataatatttacacaCGGCCTTGTGGGGTGACCATGTGTGGCACACAGCCGTATGGTAGCCCGTTTCTCAGGTCATGTGCTTTATAAGTTGCCCCttaaataagtcaaatcaaGCACCAATTCTTGCACACTAAAATACACTATTTCCACATGCATTCATATGaccaaaacacattcaaacacacttcaaaacataccaaatcaaccaTCCCATaaatctaaccaatatgtcatcacAAGGCACCACAATTAATACATCAAAATGAATCCAACCAACATCTCAAGTTCATTCATTAAGCACAAGTAACCAGACCAAAACCATTTCACACATACATATCATTTAGCCATGATTTACCCATCATCACATGGGCATGCATAAGTGTTTAACAACACACCTATTTGCACCATTATTTAcaattcatcaatcaaaaacGTTAAGGCATACATAAGTTTGGCACTactcaaacataccaaattgtCAAGTTAACATTCAAGCCCTATTACATGTCATTTTTAACCCTAAATTAAAGTAACCAAAAACTACAAAAATGAtaattggatagtgtgatcatGCTTCGATCTGATTCCAACCAATCAAGCTTTCTGATGATCTACAagacaaagaaaaacaattacgtaagcaactaatgcttagtaaactcatataaaggaaacttaaacttaccaaacataaaacgattaaaccattcaaacatTGCTCATTAGATCATATGGATATTTTTCTTTCCTATCCACAACACATCACATAGCTAGcagatatatttaaaaatatatcaaccTATGAAACATAGCACATATCATGAAAAGGATTCCAATATATAAACCACCCATCACATATTCCATTTGTTACCTTTTCAATCCAATTACACATGTTACATTTTTCATTCCATATTCTCATTAACATAGCTCATTTCATATACGTACATTTTCGTTTCAAAGCTAAATTACACGtagaaccaaattgaataacatcggatactcgggaaatGCTCACACAAAGTTTGCCTTACATGTAACTGTAACCGTATCTATAATCTCACTTGAGCTGTGAAACGAATCTGCTCACATGAACtgtggagaatccacaacaaatgcaggaacTCGGTCATtggtaggacatccaagaccagcacccgaaaccatttaatccttaatgagatgtcatttgtatcctaagtattcacaaggttcaaacgggaccaATGTACATATTCAAATCCTTTAATTTCATTGCACTATACCAATTCAAACGTACTTACATGAAATGTACATTTTTCaattataacattcaatttaactaTCATTACGATTTAatccaaaataccaaaacatcaaataacTATCAATCTAATCTATACAtagtataatatttatcaaCACTTATATTAAAATCCAACTAGATTTTAAAAATGGTACCATGTAAAACAGATCTCTCTTTATTTGTGTCAGATTGTTAATGTTTTAAAGGAAAACAATTATGTGAAATAATTACACTTCATCCCCTCTCACGTAATATTGGAAGAACAAAAGGTTGGGTGATGGGCCTTTCGGAGCAACCCCGGTATTAGGGGACTGCTTCAACGAGACAAGGATGTAGGGAAAACAGGGATTGGGGCCACTCATGTTTACCATACTTAGGTTCTTATGGATCTCCTGGACAACACACTCTCAAACAATTAGCTATGGTTCTTCTTTTAACTTATTAACCTTATTTATGTGGTTCACTACGTAACATATTTATCTCTTCAAAAAACAactataacaaaaaaaaaaatttaattattattgtttatattgtcgattgagtcttagctcgattaaTATCGACATTATTATCAGTGCAATAGATTATGGTTTTGAgtgcgttgaagcgcattatcctcctatttaagagttAGGGATGTGTTATGGATGGTTCTGGGCATTGTATGAAAAAGATACaataatttgagaaaaaaatatctATTCATAAGACATTGACCGGACATTATTACATGAATATTGTCACACatcatgttaattttttttttaaatattagtatCAATATTCATATCCAACACCAACtatgaagttaaaatattaatataaatattaattatatatgttaaataataattatttatatttatattaaatcaataataattaaattcatttctcaaaacttaaaaagaagaagatacttacccaactaaataactcaacctaaaatataaaattttaaaattatatttaatacaataaaatatttattatatttatttctgttatttaatataataaaacatttattatatttatggtagtgctttctaatataaatactttttaatatatttttaatgtgttagaaaattttattttagtatatctttaaaaaatatttttacataaaaagtAATCTAAAAATGGGTGAGTCAGGCCCAAGTTTACTTTTCTTAAATTGAgtcgaatttaaaaaaaataagcccATTTTTCGGACTGAGCCAGCCCAGAACTTAAAAAACTGATCTAAATACGTTACATGAATTCAACCTAAATCCGACCCACCCAATTTATGAACATCACTAATTACAATTAAGCtaaggaaaattattaaattaaataactcctaataataattcaaagaaaaaggaGCGTGTAGGTTATGAGcattaaatttagttatcagtccatgtaatttatatatgttataaatttagtatttgtactttaatttgattaattttagtctGATCAAATGCTAGCAGttaaaatttgtttggttaaagTATGCTATTAGTCTTGTATTTATTGTAAAGTTAT
The sequence above is a segment of the Gossypium raimondii isolate GPD5lz chromosome 4, ASM2569854v1, whole genome shotgun sequence genome. Coding sequences within it:
- the LOC105780020 gene encoding stemmadenine O-acetyltransferase, whose protein sequence is MMKFEAQILSKEIIKPSSPEIHLKEPFKLCVFDQLTPTTYVPIILFYAPSDTNTSNILTQLKKSLSETLNILYPFSGRIFSNMFIHDFDAGVPFLSARIGCRLSEFLRHHQIETLNNLLPCTPLSKESNHQGPLLVCQVTMFACGGIALGICASHKITDSETAVILGFVWSTICQGYHPEIRFPALSKASLIFPPKNPMPKNYVSMMENLWFTKGNFITRKFVFNEEAVAILKDMAKGEVVTTPTRTVAISSFIWKCSMAASRAIQGTLKPSIVVQAVNMRSKGKLTTLDGSIGNVFWLASALSNPAETGTELSTLVELMSQSIAVIDGEYVRSIQGEQGFEAIAEHLNQLELLFSFEKPDIFAFTSWINTEFHKLDFGRGQPCSWAILGKIGQFGNLTILLETKCGKGIEAWITLDETRMSALQKDHEFLNFASPNLQISSL